From a single Methanomicrobium sp. W14 genomic region:
- a CDS encoding radical SAM protein, with product MSEFLSSFLQLKRDAVFDETEDGYERLAESISKNSLETDHSSKSNKCRILKTLIHGGCAYDCAYCRVCKNKNPASVSPKDLAEYFLKQNRDNVYDGIFVSSGILGDTDSIMHDIIETGERIRKGGFGGYIHLKILPGASRTDIRAAADIATRISLNIETTSKSHMSEISCVKDYTCDISKRLDWIASEAPGRHTTQVVVGAADESDKEIIECIKGLYRKVKPARVYFSPFRAQKNTPLELKENTRQWRANRLYQTDYLIRKYNFSPDEFYQVLDDNDLLENIDPKIKLAETKGRTDINTAGLYELMRIPGIGRKKALKICGERKHKTLNPNDLSKLNIPKKRAMPYITFEKDGYQSRISDFRDA from the coding sequence ATGTCTGAATTTCTGTCATCTTTTCTGCAGCTGAAAAGGGATGCTGTTTTTGATGAGACAGAAGACGGTTACGAACGCCTCGCAGAAAGCATATCCAAAAACAGTCTTGAAACAGATCACAGTTCCAAATCCAACAAATGCAGAATCTTAAAAACGCTGATTCACGGAGGGTGTGCTTATGACTGCGCCTACTGCAGGGTCTGCAAGAATAAAAATCCTGCGTCTGTTTCACCAAAAGACCTTGCGGAATATTTTCTCAAACAGAACAGGGATAATGTATACGACGGGATTTTTGTAAGTTCAGGCATTCTCGGAGACACGGACTCTATTATGCATGACATAATTGAAACAGGTGAAAGAATAAGAAAAGGCGGATTTGGGGGGTATATCCACCTGAAAATTCTACCTGGTGCATCACGGACGGATATCAGGGCAGCGGCTGACATCGCGACAAGAATCAGCCTGAATATTGAAACCACATCCAAATCGCATATGTCAGAGATATCATGCGTCAAGGACTATACATGCGACATTTCAAAGAGGCTTGACTGGATTGCATCAGAAGCACCCGGCAGGCACACAACACAGGTTGTTGTCGGTGCGGCGGATGAAAGCGACAAGGAAATTATCGAATGTATAAAGGGTCTTTACAGAAAAGTAAAACCTGCAAGAGTCTATTTTTCTCCGTTCAGGGCGCAGAAAAACACACCTCTTGAACTGAAGGAAAATACCCGGCAGTGGAGAGCAAACAGACTGTACCAGACCGATTACCTTATACGGAAATACAATTTCAGCCCGGATGAATTTTATCAGGTTCTGGATGACAACGACCTTCTTGAAAATATCGATCCAAAAATAAAACTCGCAGAAACAAAGGGAAGGACTGATATAAACACAGCAGGACTATATGAACTTATGCGGATTCCCGGAATAGGAAGAAAAAAGGCGCTTAAAATATGCGGTGAAAGAAAACATAAAACTCTTAACCCAAATGACCTTTCAAAACTGAACATTCCAAAAAAAAGAGCCATGCCATATATAACCTTTGAAAAAGACGGATATCAAAGCAGAATCTCTGATTTCAGGGATGCATGA
- a CDS encoding cyclase family protein, with the protein MPCHDITRALSESTMIYPGDPGIKIKTIENSGYRVSEICFSTHSGTHIDAPSHYIKTAMTIDNIPPAVLMGEVRVIDLTSVEGSIGRYDLKGKLLGSKRILLKTSFSGKKEFEECYTHITSEAAGYLIEQGVFLLGIDSPSVESFSGDGSVHRALLKSNIVIIELLDLSVIEEGVYRLCALPLKLKGLDGSPARVVLSDL; encoded by the coding sequence ATGCCCTGTCATGACATAACCCGTGCTCTTTCAGAGAGTACAATGATATATCCCGGGGACCCCGGGATTAAAATAAAAACTATTGAAAACTCCGGGTACAGAGTTTCGGAGATATGTTTCTCGACTCACAGCGGAACGCACATAGACGCACCTTCCCATTACATCAAAACGGCGATGACTATCGACAATATACCTCCTGCAGTTCTTATGGGTGAGGTAAGAGTTATAGACCTGACATCAGTTGAAGGTTCCATAGGAAGATATGACCTGAAGGGAAAGCTCCTGGGTTCCAAGCGTATACTTTTAAAGACTTCCTTCTCCGGCAAAAAGGAGTTTGAGGAGTGCTATACCCATATAACCTCCGAAGCTGCCGGATATCTGATTGAGCAGGGTGTATTTCTCCTGGGAATCGACTCTCCGTCTGTGGAATCGTTTTCCGGGGACGGGTCTGTTCACAGGGCTCTTTTAAAGAGCAATATTGTAATAATCGAACTTCTTGACCTTTCCGTTATCGAAGAAGGCGTATACAGGCTTTGTGCCCTGCCGCTAAAACTGAAAGGTCTTGACGGGTCACCTGCAAGGGTGGTTTTATCTGATTTATGA
- the glmS gene encoding glutamine--fructose-6-phosphate transaminase (isomerizing), giving the protein MCGIVGYVGRRRAAPVIIEGLKKLEYRGYDSFGVATSCSGIEMIKRQGRISDSGDCASELSGFAGIGHTRWATHGVPNDVNAHPHTDCTGNIAIVHNGIIENYIELKRLLISEGHIFLSETDSEVVAHLVEKYYKGDLLKAVFLATEKLEGSYALLVICGSEKRIIAARKMSPLVIGVGDGEVIASSDMTPILEYARKMIFLEDGDVADVMESGIQVYNEKNPVERSPKIVEWDFESAKKGGFDHYMLKEIFEQPDVFYKSFSSEIDEGSMLDLKKASCVTVVACGTSWHAGMIFRYLMEKYCKIPVRVEIASEFSNFTPLHDSVMVAVTQSGETADTLAALKSAKKENFTTFAITNVPGSSVTRIADHVLYTCAGPEISVAATKSFTAQVAVLMKIVSCLSENFIEKELLGIHPLIEEALLFDAQPAAEICRSANSLFFVGRGVYYPVSLEGALKMKEITYIHAEGYPAGELKHGPFSLLCGETPVIAICTGDDSYPVMMSNIKEIKARGAPVIGIGSAGDIDLEEICDIYIPLPKSSGICEIVTASVILQELAYKTAVLLGRDVDKPRNLAKSVTVI; this is encoded by the coding sequence ATGTGCGGAATAGTCGGCTATGTAGGAAGAAGAAGGGCTGCGCCTGTTATTATTGAGGGACTGAAAAAACTCGAGTACAGGGGATATGACTCTTTTGGTGTTGCCACTTCATGCAGCGGGATAGAGATGATAAAAAGACAGGGCAGGATCTCAGATTCTGGTGACTGTGCATCAGAGCTGTCCGGGTTTGCAGGAATAGGGCACACACGCTGGGCAACGCACGGTGTCCCTAATGACGTAAATGCCCATCCTCATACCGACTGCACCGGAAACATTGCAATTGTCCACAATGGCATTATTGAGAATTATATCGAATTAAAACGCCTTTTGATCTCTGAGGGGCATATTTTTTTGTCTGAAACAGACAGTGAGGTTGTCGCTCATCTTGTTGAGAAGTATTACAAAGGCGACCTTCTTAAAGCTGTATTCCTTGCAACGGAAAAACTTGAGGGGTCTTATGCTCTTCTCGTTATATGCGGGAGTGAGAAAAGAATAATTGCGGCAAGAAAAATGAGCCCTCTTGTAATCGGCGTCGGTGACGGTGAAGTCATTGCCTCCTCTGATATGACTCCTATTCTTGAATATGCCCGGAAGATGATATTCCTCGAGGACGGTGACGTCGCAGACGTAATGGAATCAGGTATTCAGGTGTACAACGAAAAAAATCCTGTTGAAAGGTCTCCGAAGATTGTGGAATGGGATTTTGAATCTGCAAAAAAAGGCGGTTTTGATCACTACATGTTAAAGGAGATCTTCGAGCAGCCTGATGTATTTTATAAAAGCTTCTCATCCGAAATTGATGAGGGTTCCATGCTTGATTTAAAGAAAGCTTCTTGTGTGACTGTCGTCGCCTGTGGGACCTCCTGGCATGCAGGGATGATCTTTCGGTATCTTATGGAAAAATACTGCAAAATTCCGGTGAGAGTTGAGATAGCCTCGGAATTTTCAAATTTCACGCCATTACATGATTCAGTTATGGTTGCAGTTACACAGTCCGGTGAAACCGCCGATACTCTTGCAGCTTTAAAATCCGCAAAAAAAGAGAATTTTACAACATTTGCCATAACAAACGTACCCGGAAGTTCGGTTACAAGAATTGCGGACCATGTTCTGTATACCTGTGCAGGACCTGAAATCAGTGTTGCTGCAACCAAGTCCTTTACTGCACAGGTTGCGGTACTCATGAAAATTGTCTCGTGCCTTTCAGAAAATTTCATTGAAAAAGAACTTTTGGGTATTCATCCCCTGATAGAGGAGGCTCTTTTGTTTGACGCACAGCCTGCTGCAGAAATATGCAGAAGTGCAAACAGCCTGTTTTTTGTAGGCCGGGGTGTTTATTATCCCGTTTCTCTTGAGGGCGCCCTTAAAATGAAAGAAATCACTTATATCCATGCTGAAGGCTATCCCGCAGGAGAACTTAAACACGGGCCTTTCTCACTTTTATGCGGTGAAACACCTGTTATAGCAATATGTACCGGAGATGACTCATATCCTGTGATGATGTCTAATATAAAGGAGATAAAGGCAAGAGGGGCACCTGTAATTGGAATAGGTTCTGCAGGAGATATAGACCTTGAAGAGATCTGCGACATCTATATTCCGCTTCCGAAGTCTTCCGGGATATGTGAGATAGTAACTGCATCAGTTATTCTTCAGGAGCTAGCGTACAAAACGGCTGTTCTTCTGGGAAGGGACGTTGACAAACCCAGAAACCTTGCAAAAAGTGTGACAGTGATTTAA
- the glmU gene encoding bifunctional sugar-1-phosphate nucleotidylyltransferase/acetyltransferase, with the protein MECVILAAGEGKRMRPLTTSRPKVMLPVANRPMLEHLVLAVRDAGVSDFVFVVGYHEQEIRNHFKDGSFLGVNIRYTTQRRQMGTADALLAAQGLVTGRFLLLNGDMILKTDDIKIFCKNPAPCVGTFESSHPEDFGVVISEGTTVSGIYEKSKNPPGNIINAGIYLFDLEIFDILKNISISERGEYELTDALSEYISSQRLTSCIISSWCDIGEPWNLVDANESLMKSIRDDISGIIENGVCISGNLVLGKGSVIKSGTYIEGNCIIGENCDIGPHAYIRGCTSVGDNCHIGHSVEVKNSVIFRGTKIPHFNYVGDSVIGSGCNFGAGTKIANLRHDRKNVRVAGTDTKRRKFGAVVGDNVQLGINCSVNTGTVIGSGVTASPGSCIEGVISDNSKIVR; encoded by the coding sequence ATGGAATGCGTAATTCTTGCAGCCGGAGAAGGGAAAAGGATGAGGCCTCTTACAACCTCAAGACCGAAAGTAATGCTTCCTGTGGCGAACCGTCCTATGCTTGAGCATCTCGTTCTTGCAGTCCGTGATGCAGGTGTTTCCGATTTTGTTTTTGTGGTAGGGTATCATGAGCAGGAGATAAGAAACCACTTTAAAGACGGATCTTTCCTGGGTGTAAATATAAGATATACAACACAGAGACGCCAGATGGGAACAGCTGATGCGCTTCTTGCAGCACAAGGACTTGTAACCGGAAGGTTTCTCCTGTTAAACGGTGACATGATCCTGAAAACTGATGATATAAAAATTTTTTGCAAAAATCCTGCGCCCTGTGTGGGAACTTTTGAAAGCAGTCATCCCGAGGACTTTGGTGTTGTCATATCAGAAGGTACAACCGTTTCAGGCATATATGAAAAGTCAAAAAATCCGCCTGGAAATATTATTAACGCCGGGATTTACCTGTTTGATTTGGAAATATTTGATATCCTGAAAAATATCTCCATTTCCGAGAGGGGTGAATATGAGCTTACGGATGCACTGTCCGAATATATCAGTTCTCAGAGGCTTACTTCATGTATTATATCGTCGTGGTGCGATATAGGGGAACCGTGGAATCTGGTTGATGCAAATGAATCGCTTATGAAGAGTATCAGGGATGATATTTCAGGCATAATCGAGAACGGTGTCTGTATCAGTGGAAATCTTGTCCTTGGAAAGGGAAGTGTCATAAAATCCGGTACTTATATCGAGGGCAACTGCATAATAGGGGAGAACTGCGATATCGGTCCTCACGCGTACATTCGCGGGTGCACATCAGTTGGCGATAACTGTCATATCGGTCATTCTGTAGAGGTAAAGAATTCAGTGATATTCAGAGGCACCAAAATACCCCATTTTAACTATGTCGGAGACAGCGTCATAGGCTCGGGCTGCAATTTTGGAGCAGGCACAAAGATTGCGAACCTACGCCATGACAGAAAGAATGTGAGGGTTGCAGGTACAGATACAAAAAGGCGTAAATTCGGTGCTGTTGTAGGGGACAACGTACAGTTGGGTATAAACTGTTCTGTTAATACCGGAACCGTAATCGGAAGCGGCGTTACTGCCTCACCGGGTTCCTGTATTGAGGGAGTTATAAGCGACAATTCAAAAATTGTCCGGTGA
- a CDS encoding phosphopentomutase/phosphoglucosamine mutase, which yields MLFGSSGIRRLFDREFLMLSLDVGCVVGSGLGSVITARDTRTTGKILQDAFMSGAVYSGAEVYDGGIAPTPTVAYAAKERDAGCCVTASHNPENYNGLKLINPDGSAFTKKQQEITEEMLSRGVHGDWKKQGVIRTTDIIEPHKEAILRSVQVSGDMEMVVDCGGGAGCMITPILLKDLGVKVHCINCNVSGRFPRPSEPLEKNLSYISNMVKKTGSCGAVIHDGDADRFMAFDEKGRFVGGDKMLILFAEYLDAKKVVTTQDASMAIEEVADVHRTPVGDSFVSEELISWGDFGGEPSGSWVFPNHSLCPDGIYAAALFCKIASENSISSLVDEMPDYPLLRSSYACKDAQGVLLEMGAEIPTDGIRVEGEDGWCLVRASGTEPKVRITAEGKTVSIARQMEEKGLSLLKSAGKRYKQSQ from the coding sequence ATGCTTTTCGGCTCATCTGGAATCAGACGTTTGTTTGACAGGGAATTTTTAATGCTATCACTGGATGTCGGTTGTGTGGTCGGAAGCGGCCTTGGTTCTGTTATTACCGCAAGGGATACACGGACAACAGGAAAAATTCTTCAGGACGCTTTTATGTCAGGTGCGGTTTATTCAGGTGCGGAAGTGTATGACGGGGGTATTGCACCGACCCCTACTGTTGCATATGCCGCAAAAGAAAGGGACGCCGGTTGCTGCGTTACTGCATCCCACAATCCCGAAAATTACAACGGCCTGAAGCTTATAAATCCGGACGGTTCAGCATTCACGAAAAAGCAGCAGGAGATAACTGAAGAAATGCTGTCTCGGGGTGTTCACGGTGACTGGAAAAAACAGGGTGTAATAAGAACAACTGATATTATTGAACCGCATAAAGAGGCGATTCTTAGATCTGTACAGGTTTCAGGAGATATGGAAATGGTTGTTGACTGCGGCGGAGGTGCCGGATGCATGATAACACCGATACTTCTGAAGGACCTGGGGGTGAAGGTGCACTGTATCAACTGCAACGTAAGCGGCAGGTTCCCGAGGCCTTCCGAACCTCTTGAAAAAAATCTGTCCTATATAAGCAATATGGTTAAAAAAACCGGTTCCTGTGGGGCTGTTATTCATGACGGTGATGCGGACAGGTTTATGGCATTCGACGAGAAGGGAAGATTTGTCGGAGGGGATAAAATGCTTATTCTTTTTGCAGAATATCTGGATGCAAAAAAAGTGGTTACAACCCAGGACGCCTCAATGGCAATAGAGGAGGTGGCAGACGTTCACAGGACACCGGTGGGAGATTCTTTTGTTTCGGAAGAACTCATTTCGTGGGGTGATTTCGGCGGAGAACCTTCCGGAAGCTGGGTTTTTCCGAATCATTCACTTTGTCCTGACGGAATATATGCAGCAGCCCTCTTCTGTAAAATCGCATCTGAAAACAGCATCTCTTCCCTTGTTGATGAAATGCCTGATTATCCTCTTCTCAGGAGTTCATATGCATGCAAAGATGCACAGGGAGTTCTTCTTGAAATGGGAGCGGAAATTCCTACGGACGGAATCAGGGTTGAAGGAGAAGACGGGTGGTGTCTTGTACGGGCAAGCGGAACGGAGCCGAAAGTGAGAATTACAGCTGAAGGGAAGACAGTTAGTATTGCAAGGCAGATGGAGGAGAAAGGTCTTTCTCTTTTGAAGTCTGCAGGGAAAAGGTATAAGCAGTCGCAATAA
- a CDS encoding sugar phosphate nucleotidyltransferase has product MQAVILAGGEGYRLRPLTRSHPKVMLPVANRPIIDYVIEALVKNGIRDIIIVAGYRHEQLIRYLNDLDINVKIAVQKKQLGAADALMCAKDMISGDFLLLPGDNYIDAESISRIKNEKNAMLVAKHPYPSNYGVVETENGFVKEIVEKPEVSGDMTVSTGIFSLSRDFTEFLSGYQIPDAISSMVKHGMKIKAIAAAGWHDAIYPWDLLVMNKITLEYAKNFLSGEISRNSVISGKVSIGRGSKVSPFAVIIGPVVIGEDSYIGPNTCIMPYTSIGSRVRVEPFTCVENSVIMSDSIIGSHSKVEKAVIGEGSVLSDHTSVVPGIYLNETDGKIIKGEFGAVIGEGTYSAPFTVYSHCVVGNMSRVETGRVIEGSLPDNTIVR; this is encoded by the coding sequence ATGCAGGCAGTAATTCTTGCAGGCGGAGAAGGATACAGGTTAAGGCCCCTGACACGCAGCCATCCTAAGGTCATGCTTCCTGTGGCAAACCGCCCGATAATAGATTATGTTATAGAAGCTCTTGTCAAAAACGGGATACGTGATATCATCATAGTTGCAGGGTACAGGCATGAGCAGCTTATCAGGTATCTCAATGATCTTGATATTAATGTAAAGATTGCAGTCCAGAAAAAACAGCTGGGAGCAGCAGACGCTCTTATGTGTGCAAAGGATATGATCTCAGGAGATTTTCTGCTTCTTCCCGGGGACAACTATATAGATGCAGAATCTATATCACGGATAAAAAACGAAAAAAATGCAATGCTTGTCGCAAAACACCCTTATCCGTCAAATTATGGTGTTGTTGAGACAGAAAATGGATTCGTAAAGGAAATTGTGGAAAAACCTGAAGTCTCAGGAGATATGACTGTGAGTACAGGCATTTTTTCGTTGTCAAGAGACTTTACTGAATTTCTCTCCGGTTACCAGATTCCTGATGCAATAAGCAGTATGGTAAAGCATGGAATGAAAATAAAAGCTATTGCAGCTGCCGGGTGGCATGATGCTATTTATCCATGGGACCTTCTGGTTATGAACAAAATAACTTTGGAATATGCCAAAAATTTCCTTTCCGGTGAAATAAGCCGCAACTCGGTTATTTCAGGAAAGGTGTCCATAGGCCGCGGGTCAAAAGTGAGCCCTTTTGCAGTAATAATCGGTCCTGTGGTAATCGGAGAAGACTCCTATATCGGTCCCAATACCTGTATAATGCCGTATACTTCAATTGGTTCGAGAGTCAGGGTTGAGCCTTTTACCTGTGTTGAAAATTCGGTAATCATGAGTGATTCCATAATAGGGTCTCATTCAAAGGTTGAAAAAGCGGTAATCGGAGAAGGCTCGGTACTTTCTGATCATACCTCGGTTGTTCCCGGAATTTATCTCAATGAAACTGACGGGAAAATCATAAAAGGTGAATTTGGTGCAGTCATCGGTGAAGGAACTTATTCGGCTCCTTTTACGGTATACAGTCACTGTGTAGTCGGAAATATGTCACGTGTGGAGACCGGCAGGGTGATTGAAGGAAGCCTGCCTGATAATACTATAGTAAGATGA
- a CDS encoding ABC transporter ATP-binding protein: protein MLKVEDLHVEVEGKEVLHGIDLEIKDGETHVLMGPNGSGKTTLLRSIMGFSNYKITGGSIFFKGKDITDIPLHDRARYGMGMMFQRPPTISGLKLGKLLGAISGNAPETIGKFAGQMHMADFLERDINAGFSGGEIKRSEVLQLLVQHPDFVMLDEPESGVDLENISLIGRSIAKLVDKDRHIVDRHKSGLIITHTGYILDYIEADAGHMLCDGEIKCHGNPREILKLIQESGYRECIRCQKN, encoded by the coding sequence ATGCTTAAAGTAGAAGACCTGCATGTGGAAGTGGAAGGAAAGGAAGTCCTTCATGGCATTGATCTTGAAATAAAGGATGGTGAAACGCACGTTCTTATGGGCCCCAACGGATCGGGCAAGACCACGCTTCTCCGCTCGATAATGGGTTTTTCAAATTACAAGATAACAGGCGGGAGTATATTCTTCAAAGGCAAGGACATAACCGACATCCCTCTCCATGACAGGGCAAGATATGGTATGGGGATGATGTTTCAAAGGCCTCCTACCATTTCAGGGCTTAAACTCGGAAAACTTCTTGGTGCAATATCGGGCAATGCACCGGAAACAATTGGGAAATTTGCAGGGCAGATGCATATGGCCGACTTTTTGGAAAGAGACATCAACGCCGGTTTTTCAGGCGGAGAAATCAAAAGGAGCGAAGTTTTGCAGCTTTTAGTCCAGCACCCTGATTTTGTCATGCTTGATGAACCTGAAAGCGGAGTGGACCTTGAGAATATTTCTCTTATAGGTCGTTCAATTGCAAAACTGGTAGATAAGGATCGTCATATCGTTGACAGGCATAAATCCGGCCTTATAATTACTCACACCGGGTATATCCTGGATTATATTGAGGCTGATGCGGGACATATGCTGTGTGACGGAGAAATAAAGTGTCATGGCAACCCGCGTGAAATTTTAAAGCTTATTCAGGAAAGCGGATACAGGGAGTGCATAAGATGCCAGAAGAACTGA
- a CDS encoding phosphoribulokinase has protein sequence MGKNYSFMDIICESPCVFTIGVAGDSGSGKTTFTDSVRKIFGEDLVSTITLDDYHILGREERTAQNITPLSFKANDLALLEEHVFMLKSGKAIQKPVYNHKSGKLDSPVYFEPSKIIIFEGLHSFSTPVLRRLMDFTIFVNPDKNVKYDWKIKRDVQERGYDKNDVISELKMREDDYVKYVEPQVSYANAVVEISDSVYGKRFQNARNVYRVTLSQEKMDETVRRISLNFNIFAINSLDDRDFCMEFRHSKKYGKKSGALSLDGEFQYDVIRNLEKGILEQLNANDIPISPGKPYFNAVDLVKLLLSWRIINKRMSMGPNVPGADRCRL, from the coding sequence ATGGGGAAAAATTACAGTTTTATGGATATTATCTGCGAGTCGCCCTGCGTATTTACTATCGGAGTCGCAGGAGATTCAGGTTCCGGAAAAACCACTTTTACCGATTCTGTAAGAAAAATATTCGGTGAAGACCTTGTATCTACAATAACTCTTGATGATTATCATATCCTTGGGCGTGAAGAAAGAACAGCGCAGAACATTACCCCCCTGTCTTTTAAAGCGAATGACCTGGCACTCCTGGAAGAGCACGTCTTTATGCTGAAGTCAGGAAAGGCGATACAAAAGCCGGTATACAATCACAAATCAGGAAAACTGGACTCTCCGGTTTATTTTGAGCCTTCAAAGATCATCATATTTGAGGGCCTGCATTCTTTTTCAACGCCCGTTCTCCGGAGACTCATGGACTTCACGATATTTGTAAATCCCGACAAAAATGTCAAGTATGACTGGAAAATAAAAAGAGACGTCCAGGAAAGGGGATATGACAAAAATGATGTAATTTCAGAGCTTAAAATGCGCGAAGACGACTACGTAAAATATGTAGAACCCCAGGTTTCATATGCAAACGCGGTTGTTGAAATATCGGACTCCGTGTATGGCAAAAGGTTTCAGAATGCACGAAATGTCTACAGGGTCACTTTATCCCAGGAGAAGATGGACGAAACTGTGCGCAGGATCTCTCTCAACTTCAATATTTTTGCAATAAATTCACTTGACGACAGGGATTTCTGCATGGAATTTCGTCATTCGAAAAAATACGGAAAAAAATCCGGAGCATTGTCTCTTGACGGGGAATTTCAGTATGATGTCATCCGAAATCTTGAAAAAGGAATTTTGGAACAGTTAAATGCGAATGATATTCCGATATCCCCGGGGAAGCCGTATTTTAATGCGGTTGATCTTGTAAAACTTCTTCTTTCGTGGAGGATAATCAACAAACGAATGTCTATGGGTCCTAATGTGCCAGGAGCTGACAGGTGCAGACTGTGA
- a CDS encoding SufD family Fe-S cluster assembly protein: MPEELISSISDADKERLEMTGIELDEKNRSGSFIQTDQHIHHSFSKVEGIEMLPVDIALEKYDWLKEMFWSLVKPDKDEYTQFVHEREEKDGPRGFAVIAKKGSKNIFPLQSCLFMQNSEVQTVHNIIVAEEGAELHLITGCTSSIGREKGTHYGITETYVGKNALVSNTMIHTWGENIRVLPRSSTRVEENGTFLSNYVSMNPVGYVQMYPVADLVGKNAVARFNSIAVAQKGSELDMGQKAILNAEGTSAELISRLITTGGKAISRSHIVGAAPETKGHIECKGLILKDGTIHAIPEIEGRLTNTELSHEAAVGKIARDEIEYLMARGLSEEEATATIIRGFLDVKVIGLPVSLQSKIDAAIDAAESGF, from the coding sequence ATGCCAGAAGAACTGATTTCATCAATATCTGACGCAGATAAAGAACGCCTTGAAATGACAGGCATTGAGCTGGATGAAAAGAACCGGTCAGGCAGTTTCATACAGACGGACCAGCATATCCATCATTCATTCTCAAAGGTTGAGGGAATAGAGATGCTTCCCGTTGACATAGCCCTTGAAAAGTATGACTGGCTTAAAGAGATGTTCTGGAGTCTTGTAAAGCCTGACAAGGATGAATATACGCAGTTTGTTCATGAAAGGGAAGAAAAAGATGGTCCGCGTGGATTTGCGGTCATTGCAAAAAAGGGAAGCAAAAACATCTTCCCGCTTCAGTCATGTCTGTTCATGCAGAACTCCGAGGTGCAGACTGTCCATAATATTATTGTTGCGGAAGAAGGCGCAGAACTTCACCTGATAACAGGGTGCACAAGCAGCATAGGACGGGAAAAAGGCACTCATTACGGTATAACCGAGACGTACGTCGGCAAAAATGCACTTGTCAGCAATACTATGATTCATACGTGGGGTGAGAATATACGCGTTCTTCCAAGAAGCTCCACGCGTGTAGAGGAGAACGGAACATTTCTTTCCAATTACGTGAGCATGAACCCTGTCGGGTATGTCCAGATGTACCCTGTTGCAGACCTTGTCGGTAAAAACGCCGTTGCAAGGTTTAATTCTATAGCGGTTGCACAGAAGGGTTCTGAACTTGATATGGGCCAGAAAGCCATACTCAACGCCGAAGGAACAAGTGCAGAGCTTATATCGCGTCTGATTACAACCGGCGGAAAAGCAATCTCGCGCTCACATATTGTAGGTGCGGCTCCTGAAACCAAGGGTCATATCGAGTGCAAGGGACTTATATTAAAGGACGGAACAATTCATGCAATCCCAGAGATAGAGGGCCGTCTTACAAACACCGAGCTTTCTCATGAGGCGGCTGTAGGAAAAATTGCCCGTGACGAGATAGAGTATCTTATGGCACGCGGCCTGAGCGAGGAAGAGGCAACGGCAACTATTATCCGTGGTTTTCTGGATGTCAAGGTCATTGGCCTTCCCGTGTCTCTCCAGAGTAAAATTGATGCGGCTATTGACGCGGCAGAGTCAGGCTTTTAA